GTGCCTACTATACATTTATCTTTGCCAGAATCAATGTATGAGGAGCTTAGAAAGAAAGCTGATGATATGGGAATACAGATAACTGATCTAGTGAAATTCTACATTAGACAAGGAATCGAGGAGAAAGAAAATAATAAAGATAATACTCGTAATAGTGAATATGAAGAGAGCATAGCATTTCTAGAAGCTAAAGTTGCACAATTAGATGCTATGGTTTCTGAATTAGTTAAGAAACTAAAAGATCTTGAAGATGTAGAAGATGAAGAAGTAGAATTGAAAAGGGAAGAAAACGCTTAAAATACTCTTATGTTAATTTATTAATTTGTAGGCCTATGGGATTATGTCCTCGTGTCCCGAGGGCTTTATGAACATAGGTGGGTCCCAAAAAAACGTAATAGTTTTATATTTAATATATTCCATAAGTAGAATTCTACATTGATATTAATGTTACTGTTCTTATTATAGAGGAGTTCTTTCTTACTTGATTTATTATCTTGTTAAGTTCGTCAAGCGATTGAGCTTCTATTTCTATTACTGCATCATACTCTCCGTATACTGGAGTCGCATTTTTTACTCCGTTAACTTTTTTCAAGTCACTTATTACATCTAATTCTTTTCCAATTGACGTTATTAAAAGAACATATGCTTTTACATTCGACATAATTATATTTCTACTCTGTTATATAAAAATCTTATTTTAGTAAAAGCCTTTCTGAATCTAAGAATCTAGATGCTATTAGCAATAACAAGATTGATACTACAAACGTTACTAATATAGAGAATATGGATTCTTGTATTAAACCAAATACATAGAATAGTAGTGAGGCTACTAATTGTACAAAGGGTATTCCTAGAATTAATGAGAAAGGAAATGTTAGATCTCCAAAGTTAATAAAGAGTGACGAAAATGAAGCTATCATACCAAAACTCGTTATTATGAAATTAATTATTTGAACATTTCTTGAAGATCCTCCTAGGAATACAAGAACTAGTATAGTTAAAGAGGCAGTTAAAAGTATCATTATAAGATATACTAATACTACTAGTCCAGTAAATGCAAAACTTAGTTGAAATCCTTGGCCTACTATAAGTGGAGCAAATAAAGAGAACACCACTAGTCCTATTAGATCACCTATAGATGATATTAGGCCTAGAATTAGTGAAATAGTAAGTTTAGAAAATATGAACGAACTAGAGGAAATAGGTGATGCTAATAGAGATTCCAGAGTTTTTCTTTCTTTTTCTCCCATTATACTGTCTGTTACAAAGTATATTACAGGTGTTGCAGCGGGGAAAATTAGAATAGCAATAATTCTAGCTAATTGTGAAAATTCGTCTTGAGATTGGGAAACTGCTTTACCTGATGGTAATTTATATAGCAGTTCTACTTCCAATGGTTCTCTTATTGCTACAGGGGATATATTTATGTTTGCTGTAGTTTCTATTTTATGGATTCTGTTCAGTGAAGTATTATATAGGATTTGATATAAACCATTCTCTACTAGGGATAAAGCTTCTGATCTAGAAGAAATAATATATGAAATATATACTATTGCAGTTCTATTTAATGATGTTATATTTTCATAAAACTGAGGAGGAAAAATTATTTGAATATCAGCTGGCTTAGAAGAGTTAATATAAGTTATTCCACCATTATTTTTTATATAATTTGATAATTCTGTTACATATTTGGTATTATTTACATTCTGATTTACTATATCTACCGTGGGAGGCTGATATACAGTTGCTGCAAATAATATAATTCCAACTAGTGGAAGAAGTATTAACGGTAAAATAATAGATCCTAATAATAATTTTCTATCTCTCTTAATATCTAGCCATTCTTTTTTTATTAAATTTTTGATCAATTATTAACACCACTTGTAGCATGTATAAAAGCTTCTTCTAAATTGCTTACACCATACTTTTCTGAAATTTCTTTAGGAGTACCTTCTGAGATTATTTTTCCATCATTTATAAGAATTATCTCATCACATAAGAATTCTACTTCTAGCATGTTATGGGAAGATAATATTACTGTAGTTTCTTCTTTCATTTGTCTAATTAATTTTCTTATATTTACTGCTGATTCTACATCTAATGCGGACGTAGGTTCATCTAATATGGCAATTTTTGGATTTACCATTAATGTCCTAGCTATCATTAATCTTCTTTTCATTCCTCTACTATATTCCGAGGCCTTATCATCTATTCTATCTCCAAGATTAGCGATTTTTATTCCTTTTTCTAGAAACTCTTCAGCTTCTTTTTTATTTTTAGCATAAATATTAGCATAAAATTCCAAATTTTCCCTCCCAGTTAATCTATCGTATGGGAAGGAATCTTCTGGCATATAAGAAATATAACCTAATTCTTTAGCTTTTTGAGGGGTTAAATCTAATATATTTACTTTTCCCTCGTAATGTCTTATAATTCCTGATAAAACTCTCAGTGTAGTAGTTTTTCCTGCGCCGTTAGGTCCTATGATCCCAAATATTATATTGCTAGCTACACTAAATGTTAAACCTTTTAGAATTTCTTTTTTTGCAAAGTATTTTTTTAGGTCAGTAACACTCAATATAATATCTTTATTGATCATACTATAGAGTCTTTTCTAAAGGAATAATATATTTCTTCCCAATATGTAACAGAATGATTGGAGGAGTTAAGGATAGAACTACTGAGGCTTTGCTTAGATTTGGGGACAGAGCTAAAATAATACTTAAGACTGCGGTAGCTATTGCAGAGGAAAATGATAAGAGAGAATTAGGAGATTTTGATTATAAAACGCTAGTAGAAAAACTCCAAGAAATTGGAGAAGATAAGGATCCTAAAATGATATTAAGAGCTTTAGAAAGAGACTTTGGCATAATAGAATCAAGTTATAAATCCTCCAATCAGCATTGGTGGAAATTTATAGATATAGATTCTGTAAAGTTAGCATTAGATGGAACTGAAGAAGATCCAGAAATTATGATGATAAAGATCCAAGCTAATAGCTTAAATGTAGATGAGATAAGTAGAAGGCTGAAGTTTCTTTTGGAAAAAACATTGATATCAGATGTTGATAGAGCATTTTTCAAAAAATTTGCTTTTGACGATCTTAATTATATAATGGAAGTTTATAAAAAGGCTTCCCAGTATGAGGAAACTATTGAAATAGCTGAAAAAATGAGAAGAGTTTTAATTTTAGCATCTAAAGTCTCTATGAAGATAAATGGCAATAAAGTCAATAAAGGACTTCATGAAGAAGAAAGGAAAAGACAAAATAGTTATGCTAACAGCGTACGATTATACGACAGCGAGGATAATATCTAAAACTAATCTAGATGGAATTTTAGTAGGAGATTCATTAGGCATGGTAATGCTAGGCTATAAATCTACTTTGCAAGTTTCCATGAATGATATAATTAGCCACTTAGATTCTGTAGTTCGTGCAAATCCTCCTCAGTTAATTGTTGCAGATATGCCTTTTATGAGCTATGAGTATTCAAAAAAAGACG
This genomic window from Acidianus manzaensis contains:
- a CDS encoding ABC transporter ATP-binding protein gives rise to the protein MINKDIILSVTDLKKYFAKKEILKGLTFSVASNIIFGIIGPNGAGKTTTLRVLSGIIRHYEGKVNILDLTPQKAKELGYISYMPEDSFPYDRLTGRENLEFYANIYAKNKKEAEEFLEKGIKIANLGDRIDDKASEYSRGMKRRLMIARTLMVNPKIAILDEPTSALDVESAVNIRKLIRQMKEETTVILSSHNMLEVEFLCDEIILINDGKIISEGTPKEISEKYGVSNLEEAFIHATSGVNN
- a CDS encoding Lrp/AsnC ligand binding domain-containing protein gives rise to the protein MSNVKAYVLLITSIGKELDVISDLKKVNGVKNATPVYGEYDAVIEIEAQSLDELNKIINQVRKNSSIIRTVTLISM
- a CDS encoding ABC transporter permease; the encoded protein is MIKNLIKKEWLDIKRDRKLLLGSIILPLILLPLVGIILFAATVYQPPTVDIVNQNVNNTKYVTELSNYIKNNGGITYINSSKPADIQIIFPPQFYENITSLNRTAIVYISYIISSRSEALSLVENGLYQILYNTSLNRIHKIETTANINISPVAIREPLEVELLYKLPSGKAVSQSQDEFSQLARIIAILIFPAATPVIYFVTDSIMGEKERKTLESLLASPISSSSFIFSKLTISLILGLISSIGDLIGLVVFSLFAPLIVGQGFQLSFAFTGLVVLVYLIMILLTASLTILVLVFLGGSSRNVQIINFIITSFGMIASFSSLFINFGDLTFPFSLILGIPFVQLVASLLFYVFGLIQESIFSILVTFVVSILLLLIASRFLDSERLLLK